Genomic DNA from Halorussus rarus:
GGTTCCGCGGCACCAAGGGCGTCGCGGGCGAGATGGTCGACCGGGGCGCGCTCTCGCCCGAGGAGGCGGCCGACTACCTCGCCGCCCGCGTCCGCGCGTGGGCCGGCGAGCGGGAGGTGTTCGTGGCCGAGTGAGTCGGGCGCTGCCGGGATAACCCGGTCGCGGCACGAGGCCGACTCCCGGTTTCCGACACCTCGACCGACGGACACGGGCCGCTTTAGTGCGTCCGTCGCCTACCCGCAGGCAGTGACGATAGCAGACGGCGACTCCGCGAGCGCCACCCTCAGCCGGCCGGACCCCGCCGCCGCGCGCGACCGCGTGGCCGCGGCGGTCGACCGCGGGGGGATGGTGACCGTCTTCGGCCGGTGCACGGTCGACTACGAGGGCCGGGCCGCCAGCACGCTCGGCCCCGGCGACCGGCTGGTCGTGCTCAAGCCCGACGGCACCGCGCTGGTCCACACCGACGAGGGCCAGAAACCGGTCAACTGGCAGCCGCCGGGCTCGACCCACGAGGCGAGGCTCGCCGACGGTGACCTCCGTATCGTGAGCCGCCGCACTTCGCCCGATGAGGAGCTGGTCGTCACGTTCGAGCGGGTCGAGCAGCTCTCGACGTTCGACGTGACCGACCGCCAGGACCTGACGCTCCAGGGCACCGAGGAGGACCTCCGCCGGCGCATCCTCGACGCGCCCGACCTCGTCGAGCCGGGGTTCCGGCCGCTCGCCATCGAGCGCGAGACGCCCGCCGGCGCGGTCGACATCTACGGCGAGGACGACGACGGCGCGACCGTCGTGGTCGAACTCAAGCGCAAGCGCGTCGGCCCGGACGCGGTGGGCCAGCTCTCGCGGTACGTCGAGGCGCTGGACCGCGACCTCCACGCCGACGCCGAGATCCGTGGGTTCCTGGTCGCGCCCTCGGTGACCGAGCGCGCCAGGGGACTGCTGGCCGAGAAGGGCCTGGAGTTCGTCTCGCTCGGGCCGCCGGAGTGACGGGACGACCCTGTCCGGCAAGCCCAGGCTCAGTCCGAGAGATCGTCCGTATCGAGCGGCGTCGCGGTCCGCCAGTAGTGGTCGAACGTGTCCTGCGCCCACGAGCGCACGGCCCGGTCGTCGGTGTCCACCGACGCCTGCAGGACGCCGTTCTCGTCGCGCAGCAGCAGGTGGACCGCGTCGTCGGCGACCGTCACCGCCAGCGGAATCCCCTCCTCGCGGACGCGTAGCTCCGCGCCGTCGGCGTCGAGCAGCGACGTCAGCTGCCCGCGCAGCCCCGAGTCGTCGGCGAGCGCGCCAATGGCGCTCTTCGAGAAGACGCCCCGGAACCGCCCCTCGCCGGCGGTCACTCGCTCGCGGACCCGCGCGAGGCTCTGCCCGTTGAACGCGTGGGAGAAGATGCGGATCTCGTCGGCGTCGCCCAGCAGGTCGAGCACCCGCTGAACGGGCGCGTTCGGCCGCGTCTGGTTCGGGACCGTGATGGTCGCGTCCGCGAGCCGTCGGAGGTCGAAGTCCATGGCGTGGGTCGGCAGGTACCGCACGATGCCGCGGAGCTCGCCCTCCGTTTCGAGGATGTCGAGCAGGTCGGTGAACCCCTCTGCGACGAGCCGGCCGGTCGCGGTCGCCGCGTACTCGCCGCCCTCGCGGCGTATCCACGACCGGTCCTCGAAGTCGCCGAGGATGCGACCGAGGGTCGCCTGCGACGCGCCGGTGGCCGCCGCGAGCTCGCTGCGCGTCCGGCGGTCGTCGGCCAGCAGTCGCAGGACCTCGACGCGGTTGGCCGAGAGCGCGAGGAACTCGATCTCCTCCAGCGCGGACTCCATGCCTCGTACTCGTGCTCCCGCCGGTAAACCGTTTTCGTACCGTGAAACCGTTGCACGTCGCGAAAGCGCTCGCCGGTCCGCAGCCATTTCTTGCCGTGAAATAATTTCTGAACGAAACTATAACCCCGGCGCCCTTACGGACGAGTATGATTCGTTCTCTCGACGCGTCGGCGCTCTCTCCCCCGGCGCACACGGCTCGCACGGAGGTGGCGTAGCAAGTGATCGAGAAGCGCACCCTCGCGTTCTTCGCGGCCGCCAGCGTCCTGTTCGGCGGGACGTTCGTGGCCGCGAAGGCCGGCCTCGCCTACTTCCCGCCCCTGCTGTTCGTCGCGCTGCGATTCGACGTCGCCGCGGCGGCGCTGCTGGGGTACGTGGCGCTCACGACGCCGCGGGACGACCTGCTCCCGCGGACGCGGAGCGACGTCGCCGGCATCCTCGCGACCGGGATTCTGGTCATCGGGCTGGCCAACGCCCTGCTGTTCGTCGGCCAGCAGTACGCCACCAGCGCCGTCGCCTCCATCGTCTTCAGCCTCAACCCGATCCTGACGCCGGTGTTCGCGGCCGGACTGCTCTCGGACGAGCGCCTCTCGGCCCGCGGCGGGGTCGGCATGCTGCTCGGGCTCGTCGGCGTCGGACTGGTCGCCAGCCCCGACCCCGCGAACCTGCTCGGGGGCGGCGCGGTCGGCAAGGCGATCCTGCTCGCGGGCGCGACGAGCGGCGCTCTCGGGAGCGTCCTCATCCGGCGGGCCGACGCCGACCTGTCGAGCACGGTCAGGACCGCGTGGGCGCTGCCGTTCGCCGCGCTGCTCTGTCACCTGCTGAGCCTGTCGGCCGGCGAGTCGGTCGCGGCCGTCTCGTGGACGCCCGAGGCGCTGGCCGCGCTCGGTTACGTCGGCCTGTTCGCCGGCGCGCTGGCGTACATCGCCTACTTCGGCCTCCTCGACGAGGTCGGCGCGATCCGGGCCAACCTCGCCTTCTACGTCGTGCCGGTCGTCGCGACCCTCGGCGGGTGGGCGCTGCTCGGCGAGGCAGTCTCGACGCTCGCCGTCCTCGGCTTCCTCACCATCTTCGCCGGCTTCGCGGTGCTCGGCAGCGAGTCGATGGACGTCGGGGGTCTCCTCCGGTCGCCGGTCGCCGACCGCGCGCTGACCGACGGTGGGCGACCGACCGACGAGCAGTACGGCTGCGAATCGGACTGAACGTCCGGATTATTCCACTTCGCGCTTCAGTTCTGCCAGTTCGTTCATCGCCTCCAGCGGCGTCATCGTCGCCACGTCGACCTCGCGGAGCCTCGCAGCGAGTTCGTCCTCGGGGCCGTCCGCGATGGCTCTCGGCGGTTCGGCCGCCGCATCGACTTCGGTCCTATCGGATTCGCTCGCGCCGGCTTCGGTCGCGCTTTCGCCGGTTTCGCCCCCGGCAGCCTCACCGCCCTTCGCAGCCGCCACGTCCGCCGTTTCATCGTCGGCCAGCAGTTCCCGCGCCCGGTCGACCACGTCGTCGGGAACGCCGGCCTCGCGGGCGACCTGGACGCCGTAGGAGGCGGTGGCCGCCCCGCGCCGGACGTCGTGGTCGAAGACGACCTCCTCGTCGGTCTGGTCCGCCGAGAAGTGGAGGTTGAACGCGCCCGGGAGTTCGTCGGCCGTCTCGGTGAGCTCGTGGTGGTGGGTGGCGAACAGCGTGCGCGCGCCGACCTCGTCGTGGACGTGTTCGGTCACGGCACGGGCGATGGCGAGGCCGTCGGTCGTGCTGGTGCCCCGGCCCACCTCGTCCAAGAGGACCAGCGAGTCCTCGGTCGCGCTCTCCAGTATGGCGGCGAGCTCGGTCATCTCGACCATGAAGGTCGAGCGCCCGCCGGCGATGTCGTCGCTCGCGCCGACCCGGGTGAACACCCGGTCGACCGGGTCGATCCGGGCGTCGGCGGCCGGGACGAAGCTCCCGGTCTGGGCGAGCACGGTTATCAGCGCGACCTGGCGCATGTACGTCGACTTGCCCGACATGTTCGGGCCGGTGATGACCGCGAACGAATCGTCCGAATCGAGGTGGGCGTCGTTCGGGACGAACGACTGCTGGGTGCGCTCGACGACGGGGTGACGGCCGCGCTCGACGTGGATGCCGTCGCCGCCGATTTCGGGTCGGGCGTAGTCGCGGGTGGCCGCCGCCTCCGCCAGCGCGGCCAGCACGTCGAGCCGGGCCAGCGCGTCGGCGACCGCCTGGACGCGCTCGGACTCGGCCGCCACGGTCGACCGCACCTCCCGGAACAGCTCGTGTTCGAGGTCGTCGGCCCGGCTCTCGGCCCGCAGTATCTCGTCCTCGCGCTGCTTGAGCTCGGGCGTGTAGAACCGCTCGGAGTTCTTCAGCGTCTGGCGCCGGTTGTAGTCGTCGGGCACCTTCTCGAGGTTCGGGTTGGTGACCTCGATGTAGTAGCCGTGGACCGAGTTGTGCCCGACCTTGAGCGAGTCGATACCGGTCCGCTCGCGCTCCCGCTGTTCGAGGTCGTCGATCCACGCCTTGCCCTCGCGCTCGGTCGCACGGAGCTCGTCGAGTTCGTCGTCGTAGCCCCGCTTGATGACGTCACCCTCGGTGATTTCGCGGGCGGGGTCCTCTCTGACGGCGCGCTCGATCAGGTCACGGACGTCGTCGAGTTCGTCGAGGCGCTCGCGCAGCTCGACCAGCAGGTCGGCGTCGAAGTCGGCCAGTTCGGCCTTGAGCTCGGGCACCACGTCGAGGGTGGCCTTGAGCGACCGCAGGTCGCGGGCGTTGGCCCGGCCCCGCGAGATGCGGGCGATGAGCCGTTCGATGTCGTACACGTCCCGCAGCAGTTCGCGGGCCGCCTCCCGGGACTGGACGTCGCGTGTCCACGCTTCGACCGCGTCGAGCCGGGCCTCGATGCGGTCCTCGTCGAGCAGGGGCCGCCGGAGCCAGTCCTTCAGCTTCCGGCTG
This window encodes:
- a CDS encoding helix-turn-helix transcriptional regulator, with protein sequence MESALEEIEFLALSANRVEVLRLLADDRRTRSELAAATGASQATLGRILGDFEDRSWIRREGGEYAATATGRLVAEGFTDLLDILETEGELRGIVRYLPTHAMDFDLRRLADATITVPNQTRPNAPVQRVLDLLGDADEIRIFSHAFNGQSLARVRERVTAGEGRFRGVFSKSAIGALADDSGLRGQLTSLLDADGAELRVREEGIPLAVTVADDAVHLLLRDENGVLQASVDTDDRAVRSWAQDTFDHYWRTATPLDTDDLSD
- the nucS gene encoding endonuclease NucS codes for the protein MTIADGDSASATLSRPDPAAARDRVAAAVDRGGMVTVFGRCTVDYEGRAASTLGPGDRLVVLKPDGTALVHTDEGQKPVNWQPPGSTHEARLADGDLRIVSRRTSPDEELVVTFERVEQLSTFDVTDRQDLTLQGTEEDLRRRILDAPDLVEPGFRPLAIERETPAGAVDIYGEDDDGATVVVELKRKRVGPDAVGQLSRYVEALDRDLHADAEIRGFLVAPSVTERARGLLAEKGLEFVSLGPPE
- a CDS encoding DMT family transporter; amino-acid sequence: MIEKRTLAFFAAASVLFGGTFVAAKAGLAYFPPLLFVALRFDVAAAALLGYVALTTPRDDLLPRTRSDVAGILATGILVIGLANALLFVGQQYATSAVASIVFSLNPILTPVFAAGLLSDERLSARGGVGMLLGLVGVGLVASPDPANLLGGGAVGKAILLAGATSGALGSVLIRRADADLSSTVRTAWALPFAALLCHLLSLSAGESVAAVSWTPEALAALGYVGLFAGALAYIAYFGLLDEVGAIRANLAFYVVPVVATLGGWALLGEAVSTLAVLGFLTIFAGFAVLGSESMDVGGLLRSPVADRALTDGGRPTDEQYGCESD
- the mutS gene encoding DNA mismatch repair protein MutS codes for the protein MDAALGPPEKMAENEADLTPMMSQYFELCGEYDDSLVLFQVGDFYETFCEAAERTARLLEIALTQREDSTGTYPMAGIPIDSAESYIETLLDAGYRVAVADQVQDPEETTGVVDRAVTRIVTPGTLTEDELLDTDDNNFVACLTEDPDRYGLALLDVSTGDFYATSARRADAVADEVSRFAPAEAVLEPDAEDSAGVFDADCMVTPYDPEAFDAEAAAERVEEYFGSPETLLAHDAEVRACGALLAYAEYTRGGVEGAEGSETDGDGAESEGDATGTPSLDYLNHLTRYEPREYMLLDRVALSSLELFERRAVHGDADVTLLGVLDETSCALGSRKLKDWLRRPLLDEDRIEARLDAVEAWTRDVQSREAARELLRDVYDIERLIARISRGRANARDLRSLKATLDVVPELKAELADFDADLLVELRERLDELDDVRDLIERAVREDPAREITEGDVIKRGYDDELDELRATEREGKAWIDDLEQRERERTGIDSLKVGHNSVHGYYIEVTNPNLEKVPDDYNRRQTLKNSERFYTPELKQREDEILRAESRADDLEHELFREVRSTVAAESERVQAVADALARLDVLAALAEAAATRDYARPEIGGDGIHVERGRHPVVERTQQSFVPNDAHLDSDDSFAVITGPNMSGKSTYMRQVALITVLAQTGSFVPAADARIDPVDRVFTRVGASDDIAGGRSTFMVEMTELAAILESATEDSLVLLDEVGRGTSTTDGLAIARAVTEHVHDEVGARTLFATHHHELTETADELPGAFNLHFSADQTDEEVVFDHDVRRGAATASYGVQVAREAGVPDDVVDRARELLADDETADVAAAKGGEAAGGETGESATEAGASESDRTEVDAAAEPPRAIADGPEDELAARLREVDVATMTPLEAMNELAELKREVE